The following coding sequences lie in one bacterium genomic window:
- a CDS encoding AraC family transcriptional regulator yields the protein MADKQGRRLDLLDPDFPYGVAMATKLSIRVYSSTIRKHIHHYHQLFFPLLGGATCVISQEIYKVGLGQCILYPAGIEHYCIPDDNSKYLVVDLDELPEKLQDFEHLVVPVPPLLQAFIYFAEKQLDYRVNMSLEKRMGELVDELFRELDFQPRVDPRIARVMAFFERDPSSSASLDELSSLAGLSLSQFKALFKKQTGKTPGGFLRDLRMEKAKALLVNTDYPIGIIAEMVGYFDASSFSHRFSSHFGFPPRNLRGEHPFSGV from the coding sequence ATGGCGGACAAGCAGGGCAGGCGCCTTGACCTGCTCGATCCCGATTTTCCTTATGGGGTAGCTATGGCGACTAAACTATCAATACGCGTTTATTCCTCTACGATTCGAAAGCATATCCACCATTATCACCAGCTCTTCTTTCCTCTGCTCGGTGGGGCCACCTGTGTTATCTCTCAAGAGATCTACAAGGTAGGACTGGGACAGTGCATCCTGTACCCGGCAGGTATTGAGCATTACTGCATCCCTGACGACAATTCCAAATACCTGGTCGTGGACCTTGATGAGTTGCCGGAGAAGTTACAGGATTTCGAACACCTTGTGGTTCCAGTGCCTCCCCTACTACAGGCCTTTATTTATTTTGCAGAGAAGCAGTTGGACTATCGCGTCAATATGTCCCTGGAAAAACGTATGGGTGAGCTGGTTGACGAGTTGTTCAGAGAGCTTGACTTTCAGCCCAGGGTTGATCCCCGCATTGCACGGGTGATGGCCTTTTTTGAAAGGGACCCCAGTTCTTCGGCATCACTGGATGAACTGTCCTCCCTCGCGGGCCTGAGTTTGAGCCAGTTCAAGGCCCTGTTCAAAAAACAGACCGGAAAGACCCCGGGTGGTTTTTTACGGGACCTGCGGATGGAAAAGGCCAAGGCCCTGCTGGTTAACACCGATTATCCCATCGGCATCATCGCAGAGATGGTCGGTTACTTCGATGCCTCTTCATTCAGCCACCGCTTTTCGTCCCACTTCGGCTTTCCACCGAGAAATTTACGAGGTGAACATCCTTTTTCAGGCGTTTGA